Proteins co-encoded in one Flavobacterium fluviale genomic window:
- a CDS encoding nucleoside-diphosphate kinase, translated as MATNRTFTMIKPDAVANGHIGNILAMITNGGFKIVSLKLTQLPVADAKAFYAVHAERPFYGELVEFMSRGPIVAAILEKDNAVEDFRTLIGATNPAEAAEGTIRKAYATSIGENAVHGSDSDENAAIESAFHFAGREQF; from the coding sequence ATGGCAACAAATAGAACTTTTACAATGATTAAACCAGATGCTGTTGCAAACGGACACATCGGGAATATCTTAGCAATGATTACTAATGGTGGTTTCAAAATCGTTTCATTAAAATTAACTCAATTACCTGTAGCTGATGCAAAAGCATTTTATGCAGTTCACGCAGAAAGACCTTTCTACGGAGAATTAGTTGAATTCATGTCTCGCGGACCAATTGTTGCTGCTATTTTAGAAAAAGATAACGCAGTAGAAGATTTCAGAACTTTAATTGGAGCTACAAACCCAGCTGAAGCTGCTGAAGGAACTATTCGTAAAGCATACGCTACTTCTATCGGAGAAAATGCAGTTCACGGATCTGACAGTGACGAAAACGCTGCTATCGAAAGCGCATTCCACTTTGCTGGAAGAGAGCAGTTCTAA
- a CDS encoding DUF721 domain-containing protein: MAKRINNESTISAVLQQIIQVNKLQPGMDQIDVRDAWKQLMGSGVNTYTKNVVLKGSTLYVELGSAVLREELSHGKSKIVKMINEELGREVVRDVVLR, translated from the coding sequence ATGGCGAAAAGAATAAATAACGAATCTACAATTAGTGCTGTTTTGCAGCAGATTATTCAAGTAAATAAATTACAGCCTGGAATGGATCAAATTGATGTTCGTGATGCTTGGAAACAGCTTATGGGCAGCGGTGTAAATACATACACAAAAAATGTTGTGCTAAAAGGAAGTACGCTTTATGTAGAACTGGGGTCTGCCGTTTTGCGTGAAGAATTAAGCCACGGAAAATCTAAAATCGTTAAAATGATTAATGAAGAGCTAGGCCGTGAGGTTGTAAGGGATGTGGTTTTGAGATAA